Genomic DNA from Oncorhynchus clarkii lewisi isolate Uvic-CL-2024 chromosome 5, UVic_Ocla_1.0, whole genome shotgun sequence:
cctggtgcacaaatgagcaagaggacaagtacattagtgtccaGTTTGAGAAAGAgacgcctcaagtcctcaactggcagcttcatcaaatagtacccgcaaaacaccagtctcaatgtcaacagtgaagaggcgactctgggattctggcctcctaggcagagttgcaaagaaaaagccatatctcagactggccaataaaaataaaagattaagatgggtaaaagaacacagacactggacagaggaagattggaaaaaggtGTTATGGACAggcaaatctaagtttgaggtgtttggatcacaaagaagaacattcgtgagacgcagaaaaaatgaaaatatgctggaggagtgcttgacgccatctgtcaatcatggtggaggcaatgtgatgtctgggggtgctttgttggtggtAAAGTttgagatttgtacagggtaaaaggcaTCTTAAAGAAGGAAGGCTGaaactccattttgcaacgcttaattagagccaatttcctcctacaacaggacaatgatccaaagcacagctccaaactatgaaagaactatttagggaagaagcagtcagctggtattctgtctctaatggagtggccagcacagtcaccggatctcaaccctattgagctgttgtgggagcagcttgaccgtatggtacataaaaagtgcccatcaagccaatctaATTtatgggaggtgcttcaggaattCAGGAACagattgacaactagaatgccaaaggtctgcaaggctgtaattgcggcaaatggaggattctttgacgaaagcaaagtttggacacaattattatttaaattcaaaatcattatttataaccttttCAACaacttgactatatttcctattcattttgcaactaatttcatggATGCTTtaatggaaaacaaggacatttctaagtgaccccaaacctttgaatggtagtgtaaatatattttttaaatgtcatgaAAAATAATTAAATATCTTGTACCGATGTGATAGCCTACCACTACCTACGTTTCATTTAGGcaaatctctctgtcccagcctaCCAGGACTCTGGCATAGTGAATGGAGCAGAAGCCACACGCCACTCCAAACCCTACATGGTCTCTGTACAAGCAAAGAAGTCACACATCTGTGGAGGGTTCCTCGTGTCTGAGAGCTTTGTCATGACAGCCGCCCACTGCTACAAATGGTAATTGTGTTTTACTCTTATCCTATTGAACTATTTATGTAAGAAAATTACATCTACAACTTCAACTACTCACACCTAAAAGTCATAAATAGTTCTGTGGTATCTGTTTAAAAATTGCAGATTTGTTTTATGCTGTAGAATGTTCTGTGTGCTTAGCTGCTCAGTAAGTATACTGTGGTTTCCTCTTCATAGGGCTGTGAATCTGACGGTTGTGGTTGGTGCTCATGACATCACAAGACAGGAAAGTTCTTCTTACAGGATTGATGTGAAATATTACCACATACATCCTGGTTACAATGCTAAGACATTGGAGAACGACATCATGCTGTTGCAGGTACATGACAAAGGAAGTATGCACAATGTGAGAATGTTTCTTAGCTTAGCACCCCATTCCCCAAATAATAAATGCCAAATGTACTGTTATAAATAACATATAttaacatttcattttttttcaaaCGAGGTGTGATTTACatctacattttagtcatttagcagatgctcttatgcaGACTAACTTACAATATTCATACATCTTCATTTTTTCATTTTGTTTGTACTGGTCCTccttgggaatcaaacccacaactttGGCAACTTACAAGCGCCATGctcaaccaactgagccacacgacCCATAGTCATGTATGAAAACCTTTGACCATGTGCGTACATAGTGGCTATTGATGTTGCATAATATATCCTATAGCTTATTAGAAAACCTAACTACAGTCATGTGCTCTAACTGTAGCTTGTCAAAACGACCCCGAAGAGCAAAGCTGTGCAGCAGATCCCTCTCCCTAAGAAAGACCAGGACATCAAGGCCAAATCCTTCTGTACCGTGGCAGGGTGGGGTGCCACAGAAACAGGGGGCACTGCAAACCCACGCCTTCTGGAGGTGAATGTCACCGTTGTAGACAGACGTTCCTGCCAGAGATCTTGGGGGAAAACTGCCACCATAACCCCGTCTCTGATATGTGCCGGTGGTACCGCTGCTGATTATAAGGGTGTTTGCCAGGTATGGTCATAGAATGTAGTTAAAGGGCAACTCCACCACTTTTAAACCTCATTTTCATTATCACCAGCACAATACCAGTGTGAACATGGCGCATTTCAAAACTTTGTAGTAAAACAGTTCTACTCAATGACAACAtcaaaaatgtaaacattttcaGTCACTATGTGATTTGTGGTGACATGGGGAGGAAGGAAATACCCTCCCTTGGCCTAGAAACGCGTTACAGGTCttgaaaatacactgctcaaaaaaataaagggaacactaaaataacacatcctagatctgaatgaatgaaatattcttattaaatacttttttctttacatagttgaatatgctgacaacaaaatcacacaaaaatgatcgatggaaatcaaattgatcaacccatggaggactggatttggagtcacactcaaaattaaagtggaaaaccaaactacaggctgatccaactttgatgtaatgtccttaaaacaagtcaaaatgaggatcagtagtgtgtgtggcctccacgtgcctgtatgaccaccctacaacgcctgggcatgctcctgatgaggtggcggatggtctcctgagggatctcctcccagacctggactaaagcatccgccaactcctggacagtctgtggtgcaacgtggcgttggtggatggagcgagacatgatgtcccagatgtgctcaattggattcaggtctggggaacgggtgggctagtccatagcatcaatgccttcctcttgctggaactgctgacacactccagccacatgaggtctagcattgtcttgcattaggaggaacccagggccaaccgcaccagcatatggtctcacaaagggtctgaggatctcatctcggtacctaatggcagtcaggctacctctggtgagcacatggagggcggccaaatgaggtgttggctttagggatggtcagtgagatacacctgctggagcgcgtgctacgggtgggtgttgccatcgtgaccagtgaactgagataaggcagagctttacctagcatggacttgtagatgacctggagccagtgggtctggcgacgaatatgtagcgaggaccagccgactagagcatacaggtcgcagtggtgggtggcataaggtgctttagtaacaaaacggatggcactgtgataaactgcatccagtttgctgagtagagtattaggaagctattttgtagatgatatcgccgaagtcgaggatcggtaggatagtcagttttactagggtaagtttggcggcgtgagtgaaggaggctttgttgcggaatagaaagcagactctagatttgattttagattggagatgtttgatatgagtctggaaggagagtttacagtctagccagacatctaggttcttatagatgtccacatattctaggtcagaaccatccagggtggtgatgctagtcgggcgtgcgggtgcaggcagcgaacggttgaaaagcatgcatttggttttattagcgtttaagagcagttggaggccacggaaggagtgttgtatggcattgaagctcgtttggaggttagatagcacagtgtccaaggaagggccagaagtatacagaatggtgtcgtctgcgtagaggtggatcagggaatcgcccgcagcaagagcaacatcattgatatatacagagaaaagagtcggcccgagaattgaaccctgtggcacccccatagagactgccagaggaccggacaacatgccctccgatttgacacactgaactctgtctgcaatgTAGTTGGTGAAGCAGGCGAGGcggtcattagaaaaaccgaggctactgagtctgccgataagaatatggtgattgacagagtcgaaagccttggccaggtcgatgaagacggctgcacagtactgtcttttatcgatggcggttatgatatcgtttagtaccttgagcgtggctgaggtgcacccgtgaccggcaaagaaaccagattgcacagcgttgaaggtacggtgggattcgagatggtcagtgatctgtttgttgactaggcttttgaagaccttagataagcagggcaggatggataaaggtctgtagcagtttgggtccagggtgtctgacccaccgccaaaccggtcatgctggaggatgttgcaggcagcagaacgttctccacggcatctccagactctgtcacatctgtcacgtgctcagtgtgaacctgctttcatctgtgaagagcacagggcgccagtggcgaatttgccaatcttggtgttctctggcaaatgccaaacgtcctgcacggtgttgggctgtaagcacaacccccacctgtggacgttgggccctcataccaccctcatggagtttgtttctgactgtttgagcagacacatgcacatttgtggcctgctggaggtcattttgcagggctctggcagtgctcctcctgttcCCCCTTGAAAAAAGGtggaggtagcagtcctgctgctgggttgttgccctcctacggcctcctccacgtctcctgatgtactggcctgtctcctggtagcgcctccatgctctggacactacgctgacagacacagcaaaccttcttgccacagctcgcattgatgtgccatcctggatgagctgcactacctgagccacttgtgtgggttgtagactccgtctcatgctaccactagagtgaaagcaccgccagcattcaaaagtgaccaaaacatcagccaggaagcataggaactgagaagtggtctgttgtcaccacctgcagaaccactcctttattgggggtgtcttgctaattgcctataatttccacctgttgtctattccatttgcacaacagcatgtgaaatttcttgtcaatcagtgttgcttcctaagtggacagtttgatttcacagaagtgtgattgacttggagttacattgtgttgtttaagtgttccccttatttttttgagcagtgtaattTTAACCACAGATCCTACAAATGCGTTTTCACACATGAACTGATTATTTCCAAAACGCTACATCCACAAAtgttttcacatttgtgtttttccatcagaaatgattgcttatgggtaccttcatgtgtgtataaaatatttatattcacgTTGaaagagtccacctgtggtaaatacaattgtttggacatgatttggaaaagcacacacctgtctatataaggtcccacacttgacagtgcatgtcagggcaaaaaccaagccataaggacgaatgaattgtccgtagagctgcgagacaggattatgtcaaggcacagatctgtggaagggtgcCAAAAAATTTATgcagcacagtggcctccatcattcttaaatggaagaagtttgaaacccccaagactcttcctagagctggccaccgagccaaactgagcaatcgggggagtagggccttggtcagggaggagaccaagaacctgatggtcactctgacagatgcTCTAGAGTTCTtttgttgagatgggagaaccttccagaaagccaaccatctctgcagcacttcaccaatcaggcttttacggaagagtggcaactcctcagtaaaaggcgcatgacagcctgcttggagtttgtcaaaaggcacctaaaggactctcagattaTGAGAAACGAGATTAtattgtctgatgaaaccaagattgaactctttggcctgaatgccaaaagtCACTTCTGGAggagacctggcaccatccctacggtgaagcatggtgttggcagcattatgccgtggggatgtttttcagcgacagggactgggagattagtcaggatcgaggcaaagatgaacggagtaaagtacagagatccttgatgaaaacctgctccataatgctcaggaactcagactgggggcgaaggttcatgatctaacatctctggagacctgaaaatacaacttgatttgccacatgctccgaatacaacaagtgtagactttaaggtgaagaaaatatttaccaagtaggctctaataaaaagtaacacaataacgaggcgatatacagggggaactggtaccgagtcagtgtgcaggggtacaggctagttgaggtaatgtgtacatgtagatgggggcaaagtgactatgcataggtaacaaacaaacagggagtagcagcagtgtacaaaagagggggggggggttcatttgtattaattgttcagcagtctaatggcttgggggtagaagctgttgaggagccttttggtcctagacttgcgGTAGCAGAGGAAAGTCTAACTTTGGAGAcaggagtctctgacaattttatgggctttcctctgacaccgcctattatataggtcctgtatggcaggaagcttggccccagtgattaactgggccgtacgcactaccctctgtagtgccttgcggttggaggccgagcagttgccataccaggcagcgatgcaaccaggtgcagctgtagaaccatttgaggatctgaggacccatgccaaatcttttcagtctcctgagggggaataggttttgttgtgccctcttcacgactgtcttggtgtgcttggaccatgatagatcgttggtgatgtggacaccaaggaacttgaaactctcaacccgctccactacagccccgctccactacagccccatcgatgttaatgggggccttttcatgtagtccaagatcagctactttgtcttgctcacattgagggagaggctgttgtcctagcaccacactgccagttctctgacctcctccctaaatgctgtctcatcgttgtcggtgatcaggcctaccactggtgtgtcgtcagcaaactaaatgatggtgttgttgttgtgtttggccacgcagttgtgggtgaacaggaagtacaggaggggactaagtacacacccctgaggggccccagtgttaaggattaGCGTGGCAGACGTATTGTTGCTTACTCTTACCACCTGAGggcgtgaattttggcccattcctcctgacagagctggtgtaactgaatcaggttccttggcctccttgctcgcacacgctttttccgttctgcctacaaattttcaataggattgaggtcagggttttgtgatggccacttcaataccttgactttgttgtccttaagccattttgccacaactatggaagtatgcttggggtcattgtccatttggaagacccatttgcgaccaagctttaacttcctaactgatgtcttgagatgctgcttcaatatatccacatcatttcacctcctcatgatgccatctattttgtgaagtgcaccaatccctcctgaatcaaagcagccccacaacatgatgctgccacccccaccgttcacagttgggatggtgttgtttTACTTGCAAGCCTCtacttttttcctccaaacataatgatggtcattatggccaaacggttctatttttgtttcatcagacagaggacatttctacaaagtacgatctttgtccccatgtgcagtggcaaactgtagtctggcttttttatggcggttttggagcagtggcttcttccaagctgagcggtctttcaggttgtgtcgatataggactcgttttactgtggatatagatacttttgtacctgtttcctccagcatcttcacaaggtcctttgctgttgttctgggattgatttgcactttttgcaccaaagtacgttcatctctaggagacagaaagcgtctccttcctgagcggtatgacggccgcgtggtcccatggtgtttatacctgcgtactattgtttgtacagatgaacgtggtaccttcaggcgtttggaaattgctcccaaggatgaaccagactcgtggaggtctacaattatttttctgaggtcttggctgatttctattgattttcccatgtcaagcaaagaggcaccgagtttgaaggtaggccttgaaatacatccacaggtacaactccaattgactcaaattatgtcaattagcctatcagaaacttctaaagccatgacataattttctgtaatttttccaagctgtttaaaggcacagtcaacttagtgtatgtgaacgtctgacccactggtgcatgcttcagtgttgcttgcctggaAGCGAGCATAgagcgtctgggtttccctttgtggtCTGTAATAGTTTAAGCTATGATTTAATTTACTCTATTTACAGcaacgctccacatccaacctgacagcttgagaggatttgccgagaagaatgggagaacctccctaaatagaggtgtgccaagcttgtagtgtcatacccaagaagaatcgatgctgtaatcgctgccataggtgcttcaagaaagtactgagtaaagggtctgaatacttatgtaaatgtgatattttattttgtaattttttataaattagtaaacgtttttgctttgtcattatggaatattgtatgtggattgatgagggggaataaatattttaaatcagttttacaaTAAGGTTGTAaggtagcaaaatgtggaaaaagtctaggggtctgaatactttccgaaggccctgtatgtctgtcattgaacaaccccatgcatTGATTAGATAGTGAAACAACTCAACAATCTCATTGATAagttctttaaaaaataaaagctaatttaccaacatttctgaaattgGATATGCagcattttggaatgaaactcttcataTTTAaacactggtttggtgctggagataatgaatatgaggttgaaaagtgttGGAATTGCCCTTTTAATTCTGATAATGCATTAATTATAAATAAGCGATTTTCTTTGCAAATgtaaagtgttttttttattttctccctCCATTGTTTCAACTATCATTGCAGGGAGATTCAGGAGGTCCTCTGGTGTGTAAGGGGACAGCAGTAGGTGTTGTGTCATTCAACCAGCAAGGAAACTGCAATGAGCCACAGAAGCCCAACGTCTACACCAAAATATCCAAGTATCTTTCCTGGATCAAGTCTATCATTAAGTATTAAGGAATGAGACATTAACTGAGTGACAATTATATATCATTGTATCAAACAATAAAGGATGTCCGTTCTTCAATGAGCtctgtaccgtgtgtgtgtgtgtgtgtatgctcgaGTAGGATTAGTGTATATGCATGCACGTGTATGTTTGTATTTTAGTAGATTTTCAGTAACAGCCTCAAGTCatttgcatttggattactgttagTGCTATTTGGGGTGTTAATTGGATTAATTCTGACATTTATTGAtttgttgtgtttttattttgttcaatttgtgtacttgtttgacattttattgcattgttaggagctagtaacataagcttTCGCTGCATGCgctaacatctgctaaactgcgtACATAACCAATAAACGTTTGATTTGAGTATACCTCTTCAGACAGCGAGCTCTTCTCGCATCTTCAGCTGTCATCACCAAACATCACCACACATGGAAACTTGTGGTCAAGAATACAGAGTAACTTGTTTCATGAAGCTGTCACAATGCTTTGAAACCACAACACAGCTTCTgttttcagaccagaggacatgatCCCTGTGGTGtctgtcttcagaaagtatttataccccttgacttattccacatcttgttgttacagcctgaattaaaaatggattgaataatttttttctctcacccatctacacacaatatcccatagtcccaaagggaaaacatgttttagaaatgagtacaaatgtattgaaaatgaaatacagaaatatctaatttacataagtattcacacccctgagtcaatactttgtagaagcacctttggtaacaattacagctgtgagtttttctgggtctctaagagGCTTCCACACTTGGACTGTGCAACATAATTTTTttccaaaattcttcaagctctgtcaaattggttgttgaacattgctagacaaccattttcaggtcttgctaagattttaaagtagatttaagtcaaaactgcaacTCGGACGgacacattcactgtcttcttggtaactccagtgtagatttggccttgtgttttaggttatatTCCACCTGAAGGATGAATTcatttcccagtgtctggtggaaagcagactgaatcaggttttcctctaggatttagtattcaggacaaaaagtgaattgctttgccacattttttgcagtattactttagtgccaaacgaagcatttgtgtttagtgccagatcagaggcagtagggaagaccagggatgttctcttgataagtgtgtaaattggaccattttcctgtcctgctaagcattcgaaatgttACAAGTACTTGGGggagtcagggaaaatgtatggagtaaaaagtacattttctttaggaatgtagtgaagtgaaACTTGTCAaaacatataaatagtaaagtacagatacaccccAAAAAAAGGTTACATTTCAATGAGCACAACACAACTTCCTCTTGAACTAACATTACATTTTAAAATGGGATTTACTGTTGTTTCTACAGTGACTAGAAAGGTATGGCCCTTTCGTAGTTGACATGTTGTTCTGAATAGGTGCACTGCGCAGGCCTATCTCAACTAGTTTTTCATTGTAAGAAGATAtgcccctcccctcttcctctagtGCAGGACCACTGAGAGTGGCAAGGTCTTATGACTGTCACTGTGTCTTTCAAAGCATCAAGAATGTCGTCAGCCTTTGTAAACCAAAGGTTGTTCATAGTTGGCATGGTAACACAGGAGAGCATCAACCAGGAGAAGACACGGCTCTTGCATGAGGGAGAGGGAGTTGAGTTGACCTATATGAGGTAAATGCAGCACTGCATGCAACTACGAGTATTCATACACTCTAAATTACCACCAGCCAATCATATACAAACAGTATAAGGTCATCAACACAACAACAAGGAGGATTGGCAACCATCAGTGTGTCACATATAAGGTCCCCATGATAACCCTCCACCTATTCATATGCAGAAGGGCCGACAGAGTTATGGTAAATGCAGAAAACACGTACCTTGGCTTTACAGGAAAACCATACAAGGATCGATGGAAACATCATAGATTGTCATCATAGAAGTGAAACCACAGCTGTCCTCAGATCGACCAAGGCCAAGGGGCCAAGGTTGAATCTGGTATTTCTGACAAGCCCTCCAAGCACGATGTACACCACAAACAAACTACTTACTGTACCCCTGACCTATCTGGGTAATTCTCTCTCCTGAACTTGATGGGCATCAATGAGATCTGAACAAATGCCTATTACCTTACCGTTTAGTTCATTGTGGCCACTTTTACTATCTCATCAATGGGGGGAAAAAAGCACAGAAGAATACCCTGCAGTACCATCTCTGTCAGATACAATGTGGAAAACAAATGCAACCAACTATGAAGATGTTGACACTGGTAATGACATCATGATTCTGAAGGTAGGCCTATAGTGACATATTTGTATCAATATAATTTGtctttatattattatttacacTATTACTAAGTGTACATCCTAATAGGTCATACGCATTCATCAGTAATTGCTAATACTACAGATTCCCACGTTTTGGCCTACACATGTGTTTCAAGCTGTCTAAGAAGGCTAAATCAAATAAAGCTGTGAAAACAGGGAAAATTCTAGGACCAAGTCATCAAACCCAACACCAAGTGCCTTGTTGATGACCTTCAAGTGGTGGACATGACTACCATTGTCC
This window encodes:
- the LOC139410148 gene encoding granzyme-like protein 1; translated protein: MAATSLLLLLITLLPAPGLTAYQDSGIVNGAEATRHSKPYMVSVQAKKSHICGGFLVSESFVMTAAHCYKWAVNLTVVVGAHDITRQESSSYRIDVKYYHIHPGYNAKTLENDIMLLQLVKTTPKSKAVQQIPLPKKDQDIKAKSFCTVAGWGATETGGTANPRLLEVNVTVVDRRSCQRSWGKTATITPSLICAGGTAADYKGVCQGDSGGPLVCKGTAVGVVSFNQQGNCNEPQKPNVYTKISKYLSWIKSIIKY